A stretch of the Amycolatopsis sp. BJA-103 genome encodes the following:
- a CDS encoding aldo/keto reductase, which yields MADDKGATPAQIALAWVLAQKPWFVPIPGTTKPQRLEENLGALDVELTTGDLQRIEEARPTFGSRANVSLRSRSHGSAAEPLRERENTRLHGQILL from the coding sequence ATTGCCGACGACAAAGGAGCCACGCCGGCCCAGATCGCTCTCGCCTGGGTGCTGGCGCAGAAGCCGTGGTTCGTGCCGATCCCTGGCACCACCAAGCCGCAACGTCTGGAAGAGAACCTGGGCGCACTCGACGTCGAGCTGACAACCGGCGATCTACAACGGATCGAAGAGGCGCGGCCGACATTCGGATCCAGGGCGAACGTGTCCCTGCGCAGTCGCAGTCACGGTTCGGCCGCTGAACCCCTGCGCGAACGCGAGAACACCCGCCTTCACGGTCAGATCCTCTTGTGA
- a CDS encoding HNH endonuclease signature motif containing protein yields the protein MSEAFVPELPQELWRAGKLELAHGVQQFLQVVRVASAGLGRYLAEIDSRGAKDLYGYGTTVAWFADIAGLSQGEARPYVKRAVDLNPTRGLDGTEIPAFAPATAVAAADGAIGEERIKQIVEILRKIPAEVSVEDREHAETTLADLARKAGPQQVSDLGDQLLGWLDPDGKEPKDPEPAQPRREVTLERRKDGYWTLNGLLDDELGARTAAVLEAYAKPRPMDEFGQADLRTKAERQGDAWAELLDLAVACPDQPGTSGYRTLIHVTIGLDELKSGLGTACVDFVGKMTAREARMAACDCLMLPVVMNAAGEPLDVGRLRRFVTPGQRRALNIRDRGCAFPGCHRRPKNCHAHHIHHWADGGPTDLRNLVLLCGFHHRLIHHGDWEVRMAGDGLPEFIPPQYLDPLRRSRRNTHA from the coding sequence GTGTCCGAGGCCTTTGTTCCCGAGTTGCCGCAGGAGTTGTGGCGCGCTGGCAAGCTGGAGCTTGCTCATGGCGTGCAACAGTTTCTGCAGGTGGTGCGGGTCGCCTCCGCCGGTTTGGGGCGGTATCTGGCGGAGATTGATTCTCGTGGCGCGAAAGACTTATACGGTTATGGGACAACGGTGGCGTGGTTCGCCGATATCGCCGGACTGAGCCAGGGCGAGGCGCGGCCGTATGTGAAGCGTGCTGTCGATCTGAATCCGACGCGTGGCTTGGATGGCACGGAGATCCCGGCCTTCGCACCGGCGACAGCTGTTGCGGCGGCGGACGGCGCGATCGGCGAGGAACGGATCAAGCAGATCGTGGAGATCCTCCGGAAAATCCCCGCCGAGGTATCGGTGGAGGATCGGGAGCACGCGGAGACAACCCTCGCCGATCTCGCCCGGAAGGCGGGTCCCCAGCAGGTGTCGGATCTCGGGGACCAGCTGCTGGGCTGGTTGGATCCGGACGGCAAGGAACCCAAAGATCCCGAACCCGCCCAGCCCCGCCGGGAAGTCACCCTGGAACGCCGCAAAGACGGCTACTGGACACTGAACGGCCTCCTCGACGACGAGTTGGGTGCCCGCACCGCGGCCGTGCTTGAGGCGTATGCGAAGCCTCGACCGATGGACGAGTTCGGCCAAGCCGATCTGCGCACGAAGGCCGAGCGTCAGGGCGATGCCTGGGCCGAGCTGCTGGACTTGGCGGTCGCGTGCCCGGATCAGCCTGGGACCAGCGGCTACCGGACGTTGATCCACGTCACCATTGGCCTCGACGAGCTGAAGTCCGGTCTGGGCACGGCGTGTGTGGACTTCGTCGGAAAGATGACCGCCCGCGAGGCACGGATGGCGGCCTGCGACTGCCTGATGCTCCCGGTGGTGATGAACGCGGCTGGTGAGCCGCTGGACGTGGGACGGCTGAGACGGTTCGTCACCCCCGGCCAGCGCCGGGCACTCAACATCCGTGACCGGGGCTGCGCGTTCCCGGGGTGTCATCGCAGGCCAAAGAACTGTCACGCCCACCACATTCATCACTGGGCAGACGGCGGCCCCACCGACCTCCGCAACCTCGTGCTGCTGTGCGGTTTCCATCACCGGCTGATCCACCACGGGGATTGGGAAGTCCGGATGGCCGGGGATGGACTACCGGAGTTCATCCCGCCGCAGTATCTGGATCCGTTGCGAAGATCGCGGCGTAACACCCACGCTTGA
- a CDS encoding M28 family peptidase — MRKSRFRKATAVLAAALLVIPQLATSTAQATGGGPANWLAERMSDQVTGANSARHLRELMAATAANGGHRDSASPGYTASADYLTGKLRAAGYQVQRQEFSFRDYAIHSERAEVVSPNARTLRPLIVRFAVSTPAEGLTATVAVPAVKDTGCTAEDYAGQDVRGKIVLVRVGDCFITQKQNTAAAVGAAAMLMNADSPNPDLNLRYRMVPPEDAKIPSATLPRGESERLAADVAAGPVTVRLDLRGQDSTTKTFNLLADTPTGRADNTIVMGAHLDSVDTTPGANDNGAAAATVLETALQLKRYAPLLRNKVRFAWWAAEEKGLSGSQYYVDQLSPEQRKQTALYLNLEMIGSPNFARQVYSGQTPEGPAPAGSAKISQLVHGYFADQKLPTVDLVLDGRSDHTAFVNAGIAAGGVNAGSDRLKSAEWVKLFGGVEGQMLDPCYHQGCDGYSNVNQTIFDQFSRSMAWAVGRFAITTADINGRK; from the coding sequence ATGAGGAAATCACGATTCAGGAAGGCGACGGCCGTTCTCGCCGCCGCCCTGCTGGTCATACCGCAATTGGCCACGAGTACGGCGCAGGCGACCGGCGGAGGACCCGCGAACTGGCTGGCCGAACGTATGTCGGACCAGGTCACCGGCGCGAATTCGGCTCGCCACCTGCGCGAATTGATGGCCGCGACGGCGGCGAACGGCGGCCACCGCGATTCGGCGTCGCCGGGCTACACCGCCTCGGCGGATTATCTGACCGGAAAACTCCGGGCCGCGGGCTACCAGGTCCAACGCCAGGAATTCTCTTTCCGTGACTACGCCATCCACTCCGAACGTGCGGAAGTGGTTTCGCCGAACGCCCGCACGCTGCGGCCGCTCATCGTCAGGTTCGCCGTCTCCACGCCGGCTGAAGGGCTGACCGCGACCGTCGCCGTGCCCGCCGTCAAGGACACCGGCTGCACTGCCGAGGACTACGCGGGACAGGACGTGCGGGGCAAGATCGTCCTGGTCAGGGTCGGGGACTGCTTCATCACGCAGAAGCAGAACACCGCCGCGGCCGTGGGCGCGGCGGCCATGCTGATGAACGCGGACTCGCCGAACCCCGATCTCAACCTCCGCTACCGGATGGTTCCGCCCGAGGACGCCAAGATCCCGTCGGCGACCCTGCCCCGCGGTGAATCCGAACGGCTCGCCGCCGACGTGGCCGCCGGCCCGGTCACCGTCCGGCTCGACCTGCGCGGACAGGACTCGACCACCAAGACGTTCAACCTGCTGGCCGACACCCCGACCGGCCGCGCGGACAACACGATCGTCATGGGCGCGCACCTGGACAGCGTGGACACGACGCCCGGCGCCAACGACAACGGCGCCGCCGCCGCGACCGTGCTGGAGACGGCGCTGCAGCTCAAGCGCTACGCGCCGTTGCTGCGCAACAAGGTTCGCTTCGCCTGGTGGGCGGCGGAGGAGAAGGGCCTCTCCGGGTCGCAGTACTACGTCGACCAGTTGAGCCCGGAACAGCGGAAGCAGACCGCCCTGTACCTGAACCTGGAGATGATCGGCTCGCCGAACTTCGCCCGCCAGGTCTACAGTGGACAGACGCCCGAAGGGCCTGCCCCGGCCGGCTCCGCGAAGATCTCGCAGCTGGTCCACGGCTACTTCGCCGACCAGAAGCTCCCGACCGTCGATCTGGTGCTGGACGGTCGATCCGACCACACCGCGTTCGTCAACGCCGGGATCGCCGCCGGTGGCGTGAACGCGGGCTCGGACCGGTTGAAGTCCGCGGAGTGGGTGAAGCTGTTCGGCGGCGTCGAAGGGCAGATGCTGGATCCCTGCTACCACCAGGGATGCGACGGCTACAGCAACGTGAACCAGACCATCTTCGACCAGTTCAGCCGGTCCATGGCATGGGCGGTCGGCCGGTTCGCGATCACGACGGCGGATATCAACGGCCGCAAGTGA
- a CDS encoding non-ribosomal peptide synthetase, translated as MNGTRPAVRHGGKTLSYAELGSAAGGAAESLRELGVRPGSVVAILVDRSPLSVVGVAAAWAVGAAYVHLESAHPDSRISEVLELAGPMAIITDSHNESRVPSVLRERTVVVERTPPAPYRVDPGRTPEELAYLVFTSGSSGKPKAVEVTHGAVTNYLEGFTKGLAGLEIGSYGLATTFAADLGKVSVYGALLTGARLDIYDRETILDPVAFAAEIREHPVDWVTLVPSQMEAIAGTGDVADVLPARAVMLAGEAFPPRLAEAILAARPDLKVYNGYGPSEATIVVTMHEVRVESGAVRVPIGLPLSGTEFRVLDERRASVPDGEPGVLHIGGASLARGYRNDPGLTAAKFPEVEGTRFYCTDDVVVRREGGELEYLGRADGQLKIRGHRIEPGEVEAALLALPGIRQAVVAGERSAEGPLELAAYVVGPENPAGLGKKLLERLPPELVPSRFRLVPRIPVTVNGKVDTAELRALAAEPSDLRNEPAEPPESPDEHVIARVWWEVLGRADIGRSDRFLESGGDSFKALAVFARLRKHYPGITIAQLFDQPTIADLAKALGGTAPVAFVPVVEL; from the coding sequence GTGAATGGGACCCGCCCCGCCGTGCGCCACGGCGGAAAGACGTTGAGCTATGCGGAACTGGGCTCCGCCGCAGGTGGCGCGGCAGAAAGCCTGCGCGAACTCGGGGTCCGGCCGGGTTCGGTAGTGGCCATTCTCGTGGATCGGTCACCCTTGTCGGTGGTGGGTGTGGCGGCCGCCTGGGCGGTCGGCGCCGCTTATGTCCACCTCGAAAGTGCGCATCCCGATTCCCGCATCTCGGAAGTACTCGAGCTCGCGGGACCCATGGCGATAATCACCGATTCACACAACGAAAGTAGGGTTCCCTCGGTCTTACGGGAGCGAACAGTCGTGGTCGAACGCACACCGCCCGCCCCCTATCGCGTCGATCCCGGCCGGACACCGGAAGAACTCGCTTACCTGGTATTCACCTCGGGTTCGTCCGGGAAGCCGAAGGCGGTCGAGGTCACCCACGGCGCGGTGACGAATTACCTCGAGGGTTTCACCAAGGGTTTGGCCGGACTGGAAATCGGCAGCTACGGCCTGGCCACGACCTTCGCGGCCGACCTGGGCAAAGTCTCGGTGTACGGCGCCTTGCTCACCGGTGCCCGGCTCGACATCTACGACCGCGAGACCATCCTGGACCCGGTGGCCTTCGCCGCGGAGATCCGGGAGCATCCGGTCGACTGGGTCACGCTGGTGCCGTCCCAGATGGAGGCGATCGCCGGCACGGGCGACGTCGCCGACGTGCTGCCCGCCCGGGCGGTCATGCTCGCCGGGGAGGCGTTCCCACCCAGACTCGCCGAAGCCATCCTGGCCGCGAGGCCGGATCTCAAGGTCTACAACGGATACGGCCCTTCCGAGGCCACGATCGTGGTGACCATGCACGAGGTCCGGGTCGAGTCCGGCGCCGTCAGGGTACCGATCGGCCTGCCCTTGTCGGGTACCGAATTCCGGGTGCTGGACGAGCGGCGCGCGTCCGTCCCGGACGGTGAGCCCGGTGTCCTCCACATCGGAGGGGCGTCACTGGCCCGCGGCTACCGGAACGACCCCGGGCTGACCGCGGCGAAGTTCCCCGAGGTCGAGGGGACCCGTTTCTACTGCACGGACGACGTCGTCGTGCGGCGCGAGGGAGGGGAACTGGAGTACCTCGGCCGCGCCGACGGCCAGCTGAAGATCCGCGGTCACCGTATCGAGCCGGGCGAGGTCGAGGCCGCCTTGCTCGCCCTGCCCGGGATCCGGCAGGCGGTGGTCGCGGGCGAACGATCCGCGGAAGGACCGCTGGAACTGGCCGCCTACGTGGTCGGCCCGGAAAACCCCGCCGGGCTGGGGAAGAAGCTGCTGGAGCGGCTGCCGCCCGAACTGGTGCCCAGCCGCTTCCGCCTGGTCCCCCGGATCCCGGTCACGGTCAACGGCAAGGTCGACACCGCGGAACTGCGCGCCCTCGCCGCGGAACCGTCTGACCTGCGAAACGAGCCCGCCGAACCGCCGGAATCGCCGGACGAACACGTCATCGCCCGGGTGTGGTGGGAGGTATTGGGGCGGGCCGACATCGGGCGGAGCGACCGATTCCTGGAGAGCGGCGGAGACTCGTTCAAGGCGCTGGCCGTATTCGCGCGGCTGCGCAAACATTACCCCGGAATCACCATCGCCCAGCTCTTCGACCAGCCGACCATCGCCGATTTGGCCAAAGCGCTGGGTGGTACTGCACCGGTGGCGTTCGTACCCGTTGTCGAACTTTGA
- a CDS encoding GNAT family N-acetyltransferase, translated as MSELRQARVTDHGAIVDRVHRWWGDSRTPAQARELSLLLPKLFLQFFSGTSLVLEDETGVRAFLVGFYAADNDVEAYIHFVGVDPKLRGQGTARRLYTTFFQRAAEAGRTEVRAITSPGNTGSIAFHRAMGFALEPGDRVVDGLPLHGDYDGPGHDRVCFHKRI; from the coding sequence ATGTCCGAGCTGCGGCAAGCCCGCGTGACCGACCACGGCGCGATCGTCGACCGGGTGCACCGGTGGTGGGGCGACTCACGCACTCCCGCGCAGGCGCGAGAACTCTCCCTCTTGCTCCCCAAGCTGTTCTTGCAGTTCTTCTCCGGCACGAGCCTGGTCCTGGAGGACGAAACCGGTGTCAGGGCTTTCCTTGTCGGCTTCTACGCCGCCGACAATGACGTGGAGGCGTACATCCATTTCGTTGGAGTGGACCCGAAGCTTCGCGGACAAGGCACCGCTCGCCGTCTGTACACGACCTTCTTCCAGCGTGCCGCCGAGGCCGGCCGGACGGAGGTGCGGGCGATCACCTCGCCGGGCAACACCGGATCGATCGCCTTTCACCGCGCCATGGGGTTCGCGCTCGAACCCGGGGACCGGGTGGTCGACGGGCTTCCCCTGCACGGCGACTACGACGGGCCTGGTCATGATCGGGTGTGCTTTCACAAGAGGATCTGA
- a CDS encoding condensation domain-containing protein translates to MADVSVAIIGVSFELPGLTEWESLTELFRSGTDRVGQMPGDRAGETGLAPDSSGQPGAWLNHITGFDPRYFGISRADAELIDPRQRRMLHLAVGALGDAGYAPAELRGSDTSVVVAAYGGTEPTLRELLPGDRATDGPAVIGSMPAYSAGRIAYHLDLRGAATVVDTACSSFLVALHEARRKLANGEHDLALAGGFELILGPPPRRPENGDGLGVLSPTGRCRPFDADADGTTFGEGGGFVVLKRLSDARRDGDTVHAVLLGSAVNQDAGRANGLTSPSPAGQAEVITKAWRDAAVEPADIGYLEAHGTATKIGDPIELQGISQAVANWPGYAGRIPISSAKGNFGHLDCMAGFAGLLRVLAQFRAGQLFPTAHFREANPLADWASGPVQVVGDVRPWPADGSPRIAGISSFGLSGTNVHVVLEEGPRPSSPSTSDRESVILVSARDQAGLRSLTGQLRSVMSQAGAPGVGDLARQLAVGREHFAHRAAWVVRDRNELLRELGSEPDETAVATPPPVVLAVGGVPAPADTKTLLDWARDYRGFATATAPAAAEPAATWSPAARAEIHAAGLRAIVTDLGVAPALVLAHASGAAKPDVTKLGAALASVPDGTIVLDLAPGGALSTAIRELRPAANLRPVSTPAELLRVLYLLGFELDLRAAVPPPPLRARLPVAPLLDEHCWPLETTPPSPDSAETPELSVADQVLEFVRAVLKEPDTTLDDDFFALGGDSLNGAQLVSRINEHFGTDIEVLDLFDHTEISGIAEAVAAEIPAEISAAPSPATSVPTAETGPLSGQQLSIWAAGQLDPDSNAYNVPEILLFDGVVDTAAVGERLAELVRRHPMLRTVLRDTESGPCQVVETGRTVALEEVRLDLSRLSYADARADLEAGLAELISPALSPYERPVRAQLVRIRFADTERDALALTVHHLFCDGWSWRILLAELTRGPSDDIPARTYFDLVREQNEALAGERGQQLTRFWTDYLGGAPEVALPTGHPERAIVPGSGGVLPLELDDALFDGLKELARRERATVNMVLLAAWSVLLWQITGVRDQSVAIPVSGRERRDEDVVGCFVNTVAIRSKPLPEALFRDHLADVRRSQLAALAHAELPTDRIVRLAHPGGSAMLAATNFAYHAGVEPITESFGDGGPGVELLDVDPSAPAYPVSVSVLEYGGELRGRVKYAADLFERATVEGWIADFEALLRRLAENGEKESLLELTGTAPAAVALPDFRF, encoded by the coding sequence GTGGCCGACGTTTCTGTCGCGATCATCGGGGTGTCCTTCGAATTACCGGGGCTCACCGAGTGGGAATCGTTGACCGAACTCTTCCGCTCCGGTACCGATCGCGTCGGGCAGATGCCCGGCGACCGGGCCGGGGAAACGGGGCTGGCGCCGGATTCCTCCGGCCAGCCCGGTGCGTGGCTGAACCACATCACCGGTTTCGACCCCCGGTATTTCGGGATCTCGCGAGCGGACGCCGAACTGATCGACCCGCGGCAACGGCGGATGCTGCACCTCGCCGTCGGCGCGCTCGGGGACGCCGGTTACGCGCCCGCCGAGCTGCGGGGCAGCGACACCTCCGTGGTCGTCGCCGCGTACGGCGGAACCGAACCGACGCTGCGAGAACTGCTTCCCGGCGATCGCGCGACCGACGGGCCCGCGGTGATCGGGAGCATGCCCGCCTATTCCGCGGGCCGGATCGCGTATCACCTCGACCTGCGGGGCGCCGCCACGGTCGTGGACACGGCCTGTTCGTCCTTTCTGGTCGCGCTGCACGAAGCCCGCCGGAAACTGGCCAACGGTGAGCACGACCTCGCCCTGGCGGGTGGTTTCGAGCTCATTCTCGGACCACCGCCACGCCGTCCCGAGAACGGCGACGGCCTCGGCGTGCTGTCGCCGACCGGGCGCTGTCGTCCGTTCGACGCGGACGCCGACGGCACCACGTTCGGCGAGGGCGGCGGTTTCGTGGTCCTCAAAAGGCTTTCCGACGCCCGCCGGGACGGGGACACCGTGCACGCGGTCCTCCTCGGCAGCGCCGTCAACCAGGACGCGGGGCGCGCGAACGGCCTCACCTCCCCCAGCCCCGCCGGGCAGGCCGAGGTCATCACGAAGGCATGGCGTGACGCCGCCGTCGAACCCGCGGACATCGGCTACCTGGAAGCGCACGGCACGGCGACCAAGATCGGTGACCCGATCGAACTGCAGGGCATCAGCCAGGCCGTCGCGAACTGGCCCGGGTACGCCGGGCGGATCCCGATCTCCTCCGCGAAGGGCAACTTCGGTCATCTGGACTGCATGGCCGGATTCGCCGGGCTGCTCCGGGTCCTCGCCCAGTTCCGGGCGGGTCAGCTGTTCCCGACCGCGCACTTCCGCGAGGCCAATCCCTTGGCGGACTGGGCATCGGGCCCCGTCCAGGTCGTCGGTGACGTCCGGCCGTGGCCGGCGGACGGGTCGCCGAGGATCGCGGGCATCAGCAGTTTCGGGCTCAGCGGCACCAACGTGCACGTCGTGCTGGAGGAAGGCCCGCGGCCGTCCTCACCGTCCACATCGGACCGTGAGTCCGTGATCCTGGTCTCCGCCCGCGATCAGGCCGGGCTGCGGTCCCTCACCGGACAGTTGCGCTCGGTGATGTCGCAGGCGGGTGCCCCCGGTGTCGGCGACCTCGCCCGGCAACTCGCCGTCGGCCGCGAGCACTTCGCGCACCGTGCCGCGTGGGTCGTCCGCGACCGGAACGAGTTGCTGCGGGAGCTCGGGAGCGAGCCGGACGAGACCGCCGTGGCCACCCCGCCGCCGGTCGTCCTGGCCGTCGGCGGCGTCCCCGCGCCCGCTGACACGAAGACGTTGCTGGACTGGGCCCGCGACTATCGCGGATTCGCCACGGCCACCGCCCCGGCCGCAGCCGAACCTGCCGCGACCTGGTCGCCCGCCGCGCGGGCGGAGATCCACGCGGCCGGTCTCCGCGCGATCGTCACCGATCTGGGGGTCGCCCCGGCCCTGGTGCTGGCCCACGCGTCCGGCGCCGCGAAGCCGGACGTCACGAAACTCGGTGCCGCGCTGGCCTCCGTTCCCGACGGGACGATCGTTCTCGATCTCGCGCCCGGCGGCGCGCTCAGCACCGCGATCCGCGAGCTCCGTCCGGCCGCGAACCTGCGGCCGGTCTCCACCCCTGCGGAGTTGCTGCGCGTGTTGTACCTGCTCGGGTTCGAGCTGGACCTGCGGGCCGCGGTGCCACCTCCGCCACTGCGGGCCCGGCTCCCGGTCGCGCCGTTGCTCGACGAGCACTGCTGGCCCCTGGAGACGACACCGCCTTCCCCCGATTCCGCCGAAACACCGGAACTGTCGGTGGCGGACCAGGTTCTCGAGTTCGTCCGCGCGGTGCTCAAGGAGCCGGACACCACGCTGGACGACGACTTCTTCGCGCTGGGCGGCGATTCGCTCAACGGCGCACAGCTGGTCAGCCGGATCAACGAGCACTTCGGCACCGACATCGAAGTGCTCGATCTGTTCGACCACACCGAGATCAGCGGGATCGCCGAAGCCGTCGCCGCCGAGATCCCCGCCGAGATTTCCGCGGCGCCGTCACCCGCGACGAGCGTGCCGACCGCCGAAACCGGACCGCTTTCCGGACAGCAACTTTCGATCTGGGCAGCCGGACAGCTCGACCCGGACTCGAACGCCTACAACGTTCCGGAGATCCTGTTGTTCGACGGCGTCGTCGATACGGCGGCCGTCGGCGAGCGGCTGGCGGAGCTGGTCCGCAGGCATCCGATGCTGCGCACTGTCTTACGGGACACCGAATCCGGCCCATGTCAGGTAGTGGAGACGGGCAGGACCGTCGCACTGGAAGAAGTCCGGCTCGACCTCTCCCGCCTGTCGTACGCCGACGCGCGAGCGGATCTGGAAGCGGGCCTGGCGGAGCTCATCAGTCCGGCGCTTTCGCCCTATGAGCGGCCGGTCCGGGCCCAGCTCGTCCGGATCCGGTTCGCCGACACCGAACGGGACGCGCTGGCGCTGACCGTGCACCACCTCTTCTGCGACGGCTGGTCCTGGCGGATCCTGCTGGCCGAACTGACGCGCGGGCCGTCGGACGACATACCCGCCCGGACCTACTTCGACCTCGTGCGCGAACAGAACGAGGCTCTGGCGGGCGAACGCGGACAACAGCTCACCCGGTTCTGGACGGATTACCTCGGCGGCGCGCCCGAGGTGGCCCTGCCCACCGGCCACCCGGAACGGGCGATCGTGCCCGGCTCGGGCGGCGTGCTGCCCTTGGAGCTGGACGACGCCCTGTTCGACGGGCTCAAGGAACTCGCCCGCCGCGAGCGCGCGACGGTGAACATGGTGCTGCTGGCCGCGTGGTCGGTCCTGTTGTGGCAGATCACCGGCGTGCGAGACCAGAGCGTCGCCATCCCGGTGAGCGGCCGCGAGCGCCGGGACGAGGACGTGGTCGGCTGCTTCGTCAACACCGTCGCGATCCGCTCGAAACCCTTGCCCGAAGCCCTTTTCCGCGACCACCTCGCCGACGTCCGCCGGTCCCAGCTCGCCGCGCTCGCGCACGCCGAACTGCCCACCGACCGCATCGTGCGGCTGGCGCATCCGGGAGGCAGCGCCATGCTCGCCGCGACCAACTTCGCCTACCACGCGGGGGTCGAGCCGATCACGGAGTCCTTCGGCGACGGCGGTCCCGGCGTCGAACTGCTCGACGTCGACCCGTCGGCGCCCGCGTACCCGGTCAGCGTGTCGGTGCTGGAGTACGGCGGCGAACTGCGCGGCCGCGTCAAGTACGCGGCCGACCTCTTCGAGCGCGCGACCGTCGAAGGGTGGATCGCGGACTTCGAAGCCCTGTTGCGGCGGCTGGCCGAGAACGGCGAGAAGGAGTCACTCCTGGAGCTGACCGGCACCGCACCGGCCGCCGTCGCCTTGCCCGATTTCCGGTTCTGA